GATGGGGATCATGCCTCCGCTGTCGCTGTGGCAGGCGCCGGTGGGGAACCGGGACGCCGATGGCGGGGAGGTGCGCCGCGCCTGCTTTGACGGGCAGTGGATGGAGGCACCGGTTGCGGCCCGGTCCTCCCTGGTCTCCGGGAGAGTCGTGTCCGGGCCGGCGATTGTTGAAGAGAACGAAGCGACCACGGTGGTGCCGCCGGGATGGACCGTGGAACTCGGGGAGGCCTGGACCTTGCGGCTGCGTCGAGGTGCATCGTGATGCCCGATCCGGTGACTGTGGAAGTGATTCGCAATGCGATGATCTATGCGGCCGAGGAGATGGGCATCGCGCTCCGGAACGCATCGTATTCGCCCAACATCAAGGAGCGGATGGACCATTCGTGTGCGCTGTTCGACGCCGCGGGCCGGTTGATCGCGCAGGCCGAGCATATCCCGGCACATTTGGGATCGCTCCCGTGGGGGGTGCATAATACGCTCGCCCTGCTGCGGCCCCAGCCGCAGCATCCGGGGGACCTCTTCATCCTCAACGATCCGTACATCGCGGGCACGCACCTGAACGACATCATGGTGATCAGGCCGCTGTTCTGGGGTGGTGCCCTTGTCGGCTACAGCGTGAACAAAGCGCACCACGTGGACGTCGGGGGCCGGACGCCCGGCAGCCTCAGCAGCGACGCGCGGGAGCTGTGCGAGGAGGGGGTCATCATTCCGCTCCTGCGGATCCTGCGCGAGGGCGTCGAGGTCCCCGAGACGGTCGAGATGATCCTCGCCAACGTGCGGTCTCCCGATACCACGCGCGGGGATCTGCGGGCCCAGATCGCCGCCGCGTCGCTGGGAGAACGGCGGGTCGCCGAGGTGCTGGACCGGTACGGTCGCGATGCCGTCGAGGGCGCCTGGGACGCGATGCTCGATCAGGGGGAGGCATCCGCGCGGCGGGGATTTGCGATCCTCCCCCCCGGGCGCTACACGGCGGAGGATTGTCTGGAGGACGATCTGGGCGAAGGGGGCCTCTGCTGGATCCGCGTCGCCCTGACCGTCGCGCGCGACGGGATCACGGTCGACTTCACCGGCACGGACCCGCAGGTGCCTCGGCCGATCAACGCGATCTTCGGCGTCACCAACGCCGCCGTGCTGTACGCGCTCAAGGCCGTGTGCGATCCCCACTCGGTCATGAACGACGGCTGGCTGCGGCCGGTGACGATCCGGGTCCCTCCCGGTACCGTGATCAACCCCATCAAGCCGGCGCCGGTGGGCGTCGGCAACACCGAGACCAACCAGCGTGTCGCGGACACGGTGCTGCGGGCACTGGCCGGCGCCGTCCCCGCCCGGGTCGCGGCCGCCAGCAACGGCTCCATGAGCAATGTCACGATGGGCGGGTCCGACGCGCGCCGCCACCAAACGTGGACCTTCTATGAAACGATCGCGGGGGGCATGGGGGGCCGGCCCGGCCTCGACGGTATCGACGGGATCCACTGCAACATGACCAATACGATGAACACGCCGATCGAAGCGATCGAGCAGACGCTGCCGATCCGGTTCCGGACGTACGAGTTGAGACCGGGGACGGGAGGAAGGGGCCGGTGGCGAGGCGGGTGCGGGGTCCGCCGGGAATGGGAACTGCTTGCGGACGAGGCGACCATCTCGATCCTCACCGAGCGGACGCGGGTCGCGCCGTGGGGGCTGGCAGGGGGAGGGGAGGGCGGCCTGGCCCGCCATCTCATCCGGCGGGCCGGCGGAGCGGAGGAGATCCTGCCCTCCAAGCACACGGCGCTTCTCCGGCGCGGCGATGTCCTAGTCATGCAGACGCCCGGAGGCGCCGGATATGGGGATCCGGCCGAGCGGGATCCGGAGGCAATCCGGCGGGATCACGAGAGCGGTCTCGTTGACTGAGTACACTCGCCGGCTATGTCGGTAGAGTAACGGACAGCCCGCGAAACGTCAGCCGACAGCCGCCGGTGGCGCCGCGCCACACCGGCGCATCACGCCCCGCGCACCTCGATCCCGGCGACCCGTTCCCACACCTTCACCAGCGCCGTGGTGTCCTCGCCGTCAAACCCGAAACTCCGCGCCATGGTGAAGCCGAGAAGGGCGGCGGCCGTCATCGGCACCGGCTGGTTCGCCTCCTGCGCGACCTCCTGGGCCAGCCGGAGGTCCTTGTGCGCCAGGTCGACGCGGAACATCGGCGCGAAGTTTCGCCGGAGGATGCGCTCTCCCCGACCGGGGATTTGGGCGGTCGCTCCCGAGCCGGCGGCGAGCGCTTCGACGAGTTTCGCGGGATCCAGTCCCGCGCGGACGCCGAGCGGCAGCACCTCCGCCAGGGCGGCCATCGAGGCGAGCGACAGCATATTGTTCATGAGCTTGGTCACGTGCCCGGTGGCGGTCCCGCCCATATGCAAGACCGTCCGCCCCATCGCCTCGAACGCCGCCCGCACGCGGCGAAACGCCTCGGGATCGCCACCCACGTAGATCGTGAGGGTGCCCTCTCGTGCGCCGCGGACCCCCCCGGTGATCGGGGCGTCGAGCATCGCGATCTCGCGCGCCCGCAGGCGCTCCGCCAGCACACGCGTGGAGGCTGGACGGCTGGTGCCCATATCGACAAAGACGCCGCCCCGTTGCCCACGCTCGAGCATGCCTCCCGGGCCGAGAACGACCTCCTCGACTTCCGCCGACGTCGGCACGCAGGCGATCACCACCGGGCACTCCTCCGCCACCGCGCCCAGAGAGGAGGCGATTTTGGCCCCCAGGGCCTCGAGGTTTCTCGCGGGCGCGGGGTTGCGGTGGACGAGGGTGGTGACGGGGAATCCCTTTCGGAGCAGGTTGGCGGCCATGGGTTCGCCCATGGCCCCGGGCCCGATAAAACCGATGCGCTCCACCATGCCACGATCTTCGGTCCGGTGGGAAGGGCTTCCTCTCCTGGAGAAGATACGAGAGACGGGGGAGGCGTGGCGATGGCTCATCTGGTCGACATCAACTGCGACCTGGGCGAGGGGTTCGGCACCTACACGATCGGCGACGATGACGGCATGATGCCCGTGATCGCCTCCGCCAACGTCGCGTGCGGGTTTCACGGAGGGGACCCGCTCGTGATGGAGCGGACCGTCCGCCTCGCCGGGGAGCATGGTGTGCAGGTCGGCGCCCATCCCGGGTTTCCCGACCTCGCCGGATTCGGCCGGCGCGACATGGAACTCTCAAACGATGAACTGCGGACGGGGTTGATCTATCAGATCGGGGCCCTCGCGGCGATTGCGCGGACCCTCGGGGTCCCCCTCCAGCATGTGAAGCCGCACGGCGCCTTGTACAATATGGCCGCCCGTGACGAGCGGCTGGCACGGGTGATCGCCTCTGCGGTCGCGGCGGTCGATTCCCGGCTCATCTTGGTCTCACTCGATGGCTCGATGCTTGGGCGGGCCGGGCACGAAGCCGGCCTCCGCGTGGCCAGAGAGGCCTTCGGCGACCGCGCGTATCAACGGAGCGGCGCCCTGGTCGGCCGGTCTCACGCGGGGGCCCTGGTCACCGACCCCGCCGCAGTGGCCCGACGCGTGGTGCGGATGGTGATCGACGGCGTCATCGACGCCCTCGATGGGGGCGAGGTCCGGGTGTCCGCCCACACGATCTGTTTTCACGGGGACACCCCCGGCGCGCCCGCGCTAGTGAGGGCGGCCCGCGAGGGGTTGAGCCGCGCCGGCGTCGAGATCGCTCCGATGGGGCGGGTGGTATGACCGCGGAGGCTCCCCGTGAGGGCTACGATTGGCGGCGCACCATCGCCTGGGTCGATCAGAACGGAAATGAGACGGAACGGGCGCGGCTGCGCGGCCTCCTCGGCCGGCCGTGGCCGGACGCGAGGATCATCCGCACGCTGGACGCACGGCAGAATCTCGATGGAGGGTTCCCAAGCGACCTGGTCCAGGGCCGCCCCTCGTCGATCGACACCACCGCGCAGGTATTGCGCGGGATGCAGGATCTGCGAATGCTCGGCAGCCTGCAGGCGCAGCGCGTCGTCATGTTCCTGTTCACCGCGCAGCGGCCCGATGGGTCGTGGGACGAGCCCGCGGGGTTGTTGAAGTTCGGCCCGCCGCCCCGCCTCGTCCCGGGAGATCCCCGGGTCCAGGCATTCTGCACGGCGGTCGCGGCGTACTGGCTGGTGCTGCTGGGATACCGGGCCGATCACGCCGTGTCGCGGGCGTTGGGCTATCTCCGGACGCGGCAGGCGGCCGATGGGCGGTTCTTGGGCTTCATCCGAACCACATGGGTGGCCGCGGCCGCGTTCCGGCTCGTCGAGGGGCCGAGTGCCGCGGTGGCGGCGCGGGCCGTCGACGCGCTCGGAACCCTGAAAGCCGAACAGTGGCAGCCGGGGGCGCTCACCGGGATGCTCAACGCCCTTGCGGAGGCGGGCGTGCCCGCGCACGT
Above is a window of bacterium DNA encoding:
- a CDS encoding 5-oxoprolinase subunit PxpA: MAHLVDINCDLGEGFGTYTIGDDDGMMPVIASANVACGFHGGDPLVMERTVRLAGEHGVQVGAHPGFPDLAGFGRRDMELSNDELRTGLIYQIGALAAIARTLGVPLQHVKPHGALYNMAARDERLARVIASAVAAVDSRLILVSLDGSMLGRAGHEAGLRVAREAFGDRAYQRSGALVGRSHAGALVTDPAAVARRVVRMVIDGVIDALDGGEVRVSAHTICFHGDTPGAPALVRAAREGLSRAGVEIAPMGRVV
- a CDS encoding hydantoinase B/oxoprolinase family protein, which codes for MPDPVTVEVIRNAMIYAAEEMGIALRNASYSPNIKERMDHSCALFDAAGRLIAQAEHIPAHLGSLPWGVHNTLALLRPQPQHPGDLFILNDPYIAGTHLNDIMVIRPLFWGGALVGYSVNKAHHVDVGGRTPGSLSSDARELCEEGVIIPLLRILREGVEVPETVEMILANVRSPDTTRGDLRAQIAAASLGERRVAEVLDRYGRDAVEGAWDAMLDQGEASARRGFAILPPGRYTAEDCLEDDLGEGGLCWIRVALTVARDGITVDFTGTDPQVPRPINAIFGVTNAAVLYALKAVCDPHSVMNDGWLRPVTIRVPPGTVINPIKPAPVGVGNTETNQRVADTVLRALAGAVPARVAAASNGSMSNVTMGGSDARRHQTWTFYETIAGGMGGRPGLDGIDGIHCNMTNTMNTPIEAIEQTLPIRFRTYELRPGTGGRGRWRGGCGVRREWELLADEATISILTERTRVAPWGLAGGGEGGLARHLIRRAGGAEEILPSKHTALLRRGDVLVMQTPGGAGYGDPAERDPEAIRRDHESGLVD
- a CDS encoding prenyltransferase/squalene oxidase repeat-containing protein gives rise to the protein MTAEAPREGYDWRRTIAWVDQNGNETERARLRGLLGRPWPDARIIRTLDARQNLDGGFPSDLVQGRPSSIDTTAQVLRGMQDLRMLGSLQAQRVVMFLFTAQRPDGSWDEPAGLLKFGPPPRLVPGDPRVQAFCTAVAAYWLVLLGYRADHAVSRALGYLRTRQAADGRFLGFIRTTWVAAAAFRLVEGPSAAVAARAVDALGTLKAEQWQPGALTGMLNALAEAGVPAHVPVVRQGLERLRLLAGPDGSWSSEDGDFYNVDVTLRALRVFLLYGVVSPPALSLVSPAGGA
- a CDS encoding NAD(P)-dependent oxidoreductase, coding for MVERIGFIGPGAMGEPMAANLLRKGFPVTTLVHRNPAPARNLEALGAKIASSLGAVAEECPVVIACVPTSAEVEEVVLGPGGMLERGQRGGVFVDMGTSRPASTRVLAERLRAREIAMLDAPITGGVRGAREGTLTIYVGGDPEAFRRVRAAFEAMGRTVLHMGGTATGHVTKLMNNMLSLASMAALAEVLPLGVRAGLDPAKLVEALAAGSGATAQIPGRGERILRRNFAPMFRVDLAHKDLRLAQEVAQEANQPVPMTAAALLGFTMARSFGFDGEDTTALVKVWERVAGIEVRGA